The following coding sequences are from one Anguilla anguilla isolate fAngAng1 chromosome 12, fAngAng1.pri, whole genome shotgun sequence window:
- the schip1 gene encoding schwannomin-interacting protein 1 isoform X5, whose protein sequence is MVHQENCAYQAQKNERESIRQKLALGSFFDDGPAIYTSCSKSGKPSLSSRLQSGMNLQICFVNDSGSDKDSDADDSKTETSLDTPLSPMSKQSSSYSDRDTTEEDCESLEDMDFLSRQKKLQAEAKLALAMAKPMAKMQVEVERQNRKKSPVADLLPHLPHISECLMKRSLKPTDLRGMTLGQLQVIVNDLHSQIESLNEELVQLLLIRDELHMEQDAMLVDIEDLTRHAESQQKHMAERTPSK, encoded by the exons ATGGTACACCAGGAAAACTGTGCTTACCAG GCCcagaagaatgagagagagtcCATCCGGCAGAAGCTGGCGCTGGGCAGCTTCTTCGACGACGGGCCAGCGATCTACACCAGCTGCAGCAAGAGCGGGAAACCCAGCCTGTCCTCCCG gCTTCAGAGTGGGATGAACCTGCAGATCTGCTTTGTTAATGACAGTGGCAGCGACAAAGACAGTGATGCCGACGACAGCAAGACAGAGACCAGCCTGGACACTCCACTGTCCCCCATG AGCAAGCAGAGCTCATCCTACTCAGACCGggacaccacagaagaagactGCGAGTCCCTGGAGGACATGGACTTCTTGAGCCGGCAGAAGAAGCTGCAGGCGGAGGCCAAGCTGGCGCTGGCCATGGCCAAGCCCATGGCCAAgatgcaggtggaggtggagaggcaGAACCGCAAGAAGTCCCCTGTAGCCGACCTG TTGCCCCATTTGCCCCACATCAGCGAGTGTCTGATGAAGAGGAGCCTGAAGCCCACGGACCTGAGGGGCATGACCCTGGGGCAGCTTCAGGTCATCGTCAACGACCTGCACTCGCAGATCGAGA GCCTGAATGAGGAGCTGGTCCAGCTGCTGCTGATCAGAGACGAGCTGCACATGGAGCAGGACGCCATGCTGGTGGACATCGAGGACCTGACCAG acATGCGGAGAGCCAGCAGAAACACATGGCTGAGAGAACCCCGTCCAAATGA
- the schip1 gene encoding schwannomin-interacting protein 1 isoform X4, translating to MDCAGMNDVISKASALYLADDYKEAQKNERESIRQKLALGSFFDDGPAIYTSCSKSGKPSLSSRLQSGMNLQICFVNDSGSDKDSDADDSKTETSLDTPLSPMSKQSSSYSDRDTTEEDCESLEDMDFLSRQKKLQAEAKLALAMAKPMAKMQVEVERQNRKKSPVADLLPHLPHISECLMKRSLKPTDLRGMTLGQLQVIVNDLHSQIESLNEELVQLLLIRDELHMEQDAMLVDIEDLTRHAESQQKHMAERTPSK from the exons ATGGACTGTGCTGGTatgaatgatgtcatcagtAAAGCTTCTGCCCTGTACCTAGCAGATGATTATAAAGAG GCCcagaagaatgagagagagtcCATCCGGCAGAAGCTGGCGCTGGGCAGCTTCTTCGACGACGGGCCAGCGATCTACACCAGCTGCAGCAAGAGCGGGAAACCCAGCCTGTCCTCCCG gCTTCAGAGTGGGATGAACCTGCAGATCTGCTTTGTTAATGACAGTGGCAGCGACAAAGACAGTGATGCCGACGACAGCAAGACAGAGACCAGCCTGGACACTCCACTGTCCCCCATG AGCAAGCAGAGCTCATCCTACTCAGACCGggacaccacagaagaagactGCGAGTCCCTGGAGGACATGGACTTCTTGAGCCGGCAGAAGAAGCTGCAGGCGGAGGCCAAGCTGGCGCTGGCCATGGCCAAGCCCATGGCCAAgatgcaggtggaggtggagaggcaGAACCGCAAGAAGTCCCCTGTAGCCGACCTG TTGCCCCATTTGCCCCACATCAGCGAGTGTCTGATGAAGAGGAGCCTGAAGCCCACGGACCTGAGGGGCATGACCCTGGGGCAGCTTCAGGTCATCGTCAACGACCTGCACTCGCAGATCGAGA GCCTGAATGAGGAGCTGGTCCAGCTGCTGCTGATCAGAGACGAGCTGCACATGGAGCAGGACGCCATGCTGGTGGACATCGAGGACCTGACCAG acATGCGGAGAGCCAGCAGAAACACATGGCTGAGAGAACCCCGTCCAAATGA